From the genome of Armatimonadota bacterium:
ATGGTCAGGCGCTTGGCCGTCACTGTTTCGTGCCCCATATGGCCCGGCTTGCCCGAGTTCTTGAACACGTGCGCGGCATCCGTGGCGCCGCCGGACTGCGGCTTGCGGTGAATCATCGAGCCGTGTGTCATATCGCCGCCGTGCCAGTGGTACCGCTTCACGACACCCTGGAACCCCTTGCCCTTGCTCGTGCCGGTAACGTCCACCTTCTCGCCGGCCTCGAAGATCGTGGCGGGGAGCGACGCGCCGATTTCAGCGTCCGTTGCGCCACGTATTTCCTTCAGATGGCGAAGCGGCGGGATGTTGTTCTTCGCCAGGTGCTCCCGCTCCGGCTTCGTGAGCCGCTTGGGATGCACTTCCTCATAGCCGACCTGGTAAGCGTCGTACTTGTCCTTACCGTCGGCGCTCTTCTTCATCGTCACCCGGCAGGATCCCGTGTCTACCACAGTGACGGGGATCACGCGACCATCGGCTTCGATGATCTGCGTCATTCCCAGCTTTTTACCCAAAATCATTCGGGGCATTGGTTTCATTCCTCAGCCCATACGGGCTGGTCTGCGTTTCCGGGGAAACGTACCCTGCAAGTCATGGCAGCCGGATTGGCTGCGTTTTTTGAAGATTGAAGATGGATGATGGAAGATGGACCTTGCGCGCAGGTGGATACCTGGCCTACGTCCTACCTCCCAACCCCTGTCTCCTCGTCTACAACTTGATCTCGATGTCCACGCCGCTCGGGAGGTCGAGGCGCATCAACGCATCGATGGTCTTCGGAGACGGGTCCAGAATATCGATCAACCGCTTATGTGTGCGCAGTTCGTAGTGCTCCATGGACTCTTTGTCGATGGTCGGACAGCGCTGCACACAATAAATGTTCTTTTCCACCGGGAGCGGCACGGGGCCTGAGAACCGGGCGCCGGTGCGCTTTGCTGTATCCACGATGCGCTCGGCGGATTGGTCGAGCACTTTGTGGTCAAAGGCTTTCAAACGGATTCGAACTTTGTCTTTCGCCATTAATGTTCCTTGCGGGGCTGAGAGCTGAAGGCCGACGACTGAGAAGTGATCCCCTCAGCCCACAGCCCTCAGCCCTGGCCTCTCTGTTAATCGGGCAGAACTTCGGAGACGACGCCGGCTCCAACCGTGCGGCCGCCTTCGCGAATCGCGAAGCGGAGACCGA
Proteins encoded in this window:
- the rpsJ gene encoding 30S ribosomal protein S10, with the protein product MAKDKVRIRLKAFDHKVLDQSAERIVDTAKRTGARFSGPVPLPVEKNIYCVQRCPTIDKESMEHYELRTHKRLIDILDPSPKTIDALMRLDLPSGVDIEIKL
- the rplC gene encoding 50S ribosomal protein L3; translation: MPRMILGKKLGMTQIIEADGRVIPVTVVDTGSCRVTMKKSADGKDKYDAYQVGYEEVHPKRLTKPEREHLAKNNIPPLRHLKEIRGATDAEIGASLPATIFEAGEKVDVTGTSKGKGFQGVVKRYHWHGGDMTHGSMIHRKPQSGGATDAAHVFKNSGKPGHMGHETVTAKRLTIARVDADRNLLLIKGAVPGPRGGVVSVREAK